TGCGGGTCCGGCTCACGATGAGTACCTGCTCGCGGCTCATCGCGACGAGCTCGGCGCGGTCGTCCTCGATCCGTCCTCGGACGAGGCGATGGAGCGTCCAGGTCGGGGCGAGGATCTCGTCGAGGAGGCGGACCCCGACGGCGCCGAGCGGCGCTCCTTTCGACCCGTCGCCGAGCCAGTATCCGTACGCTCGCTCGACCCAGCGCCGGGTCGCCTCCGGTGTCTCGAGCGCCTCGCCATCGAGGACGAGCTCGGTCGGGGCGTCGGCTCCCAGGAGCACGTGGCCCCGCGGGAGGCTCGCGAGATCGACGTCGGGAAGGGCGATGGCGTGGCCCGCCCGTGGCTCGGTCCGCGGCGACCAGTCCGCCATCGCCTGGAGCTTGCGGACGAGCTGGTGTTTGCTGTCCCCGGCCTGGTTGAACGGATCGCGGTCGAGCGCGCGATCACCGAGCCACCAGCGACCGGCATGGTCGCGGGTGGGAGTGCCCGACTTCACTTCGAGGACGAGGAGGCCGAGATCCTCGTGGACAATGACGAGATCCGCCTCGCCGTCTCGCGCCGGGCCGCCGTCGCGCATCGGGCCGAGCCACTCCGCGTTCGGATAGAGGTGGAAGGCGTCGGCCGGCAGGGCGGTCCGCACTCGCTCGTCGACGAGGCGCTCGGCTAACTTCCCGCGGGACTCCATCTCGCCTCCCCCAGCGCCTGGGACCGCTCGTGGATCCAGGGTTATCGACGCATGATCGCGGATGGGTTCACGTCATTTCCAGCGCCAGTAGCCGCGCTTCCCGACCACCGGGGTAAAGCGATCCGGCGCACCCACCAGGGAGGCGCGGGTGGTCGAGCCCGTGCCCTTGACCTTGACTCCGGTCCGCTCGAGGGCCTCGCGGGCCCGCTCATAGTGGAACTCGTGGTCGGGATAGGTGACCCGAACGAAATCGTGCAGCGCGGCGGCGAGAGGCTTGCCGGCGAGGCCGGTCTCCGTCTTCGAGACCCCGTTTGCGGGCAGCCACATCCCGACATCGACGAGTCGCCAGATCCCCTTGACGATGCTCGCGTTGAGCGCACTCCGCAGGGCGACGACGTCGTTATCCGATTCGATCCGCACGCCCGCGATGCGGAGTTCGTACTCCAGCTCGGCGATCGTGATGCCGCTCGGATAGCGGGCCTCGGCGAGTCGATAGACCCGCAGCGCTTCGAGGGCGAGCGCCTGCCCCTTCAGTCCAGCCATCGCTCGCGAGCCCTCCGTGTGGGTCAGATGCGATCCGCGCGCAGCATAACAACGCCGAGGTCGCGTTATGGTCACTCGTCATCCCCCGCCAACGGGGACGCGTCGTCAGCACCGATCGCGCCGACCATCGCTGACGGCTGCGTCTCGTCGACGATGCGATCGAGAACGCCGATGAGCCGAGCAAGCGCATCCGGGTCGGCGAGGACGCTCAAGGGGATCCGTGGCCGACCCCGCAGTCGCTCCGCCGGGATGTCCACGCCCGGGAGCTCGTTGAGCATCGCCAGCAGTGGCTCGCGGCCCGCCTCGCTGTCGAACGGCGGGTGGCGCATGTACTGGAAGCCGACTCTCAGCTCGCCGCCGCGGTCCTGTGAGTGTGCACGACTCGAAACCCTGACGACCGCCGTTCAGAAGTCTCGCGTCTGGTGGGGGTTACCGGACGCACCATGCTTGACTACGCCCGTGCATCTGCGCAAGGTATTATATGTATATCACGCATCCACGGTGCTCCTGACCACGCGAGAGGGCCACATGAAGACCCATACCACCCTCGACCTCGACCGCGACCTCCTCGCCGAGGCCGCTGCGGCGCTCGGCACGGCCCGCACCACCGACACCGTCCACGCCGCCCTGCGCGAGGCGGTCGCGCGGCAGGCGCGTGCTCGTCTCATGGCCCGCGACTGGAGCAACCTCAAGGAACTCCTGCCCGAGATGCGCGCCCCGCGTCCGTTCCTCCCCCAAGCCACCGAGACTGCGGCGGCGCTTGCAGGGGCGGCGGCGCGGCCCGCCGAGACCGAGGCGTGAGCGGCCTTCGATCTCGAGTCGCCGACACGCCATCGGCCGGCAGCCAGGCCGGTCCCGGTCGCGCAGCCCCGGCGGAAGTCCGCGTGACGCCTCGCCGATGCTGACCCTCGAGATCGCCGACACCTCGGTCTGGGCGCACAAAGAGGAACTGCCCGAGTTCGGGCTGCGATTCCTCGCCGGTCTCGTGGGCGTGACCGACATGATCGTGATGGAGCTGCTCTACAGCGCCCGCGACGTGGCGGACTACGCCCAAATCGAGGGAGACCTGGACGGGTGCGCCTTCTACCGCGTCGAGCCGCAGGACTGGGACGAGGGGCGGCGGGTGTGGCGCGAGCTACTCCGTCGCGGCGGCGGTCCCCAGCACCGCCAGGTCGGGCACCAGGACCTCCTCACCGCCGCGGTCGCGGCGCGGCACGGCCTGACGGTCGTCCACTACGACGAGGACTTCGACCTCATCGCCTCGGTCACCGGACAGCAGGTCCGCTGGGCGGAACCCGCAGGGTAGTCTCCGGTAACGGATGCCGCCCCGCGGCGCGGGTGGTGCGTCCGGTAACCCCCACCAGACGCGAGACTTCTCTGCCCCGCTCAGCGTGGCCACCCGCCTCAGTGGGTCCGCGGACTTCGAGCCAGCGGGTGAGCGGGATTGCCCGGTCCGGCGATGTGGCGCGCAAGCCGCTCAGCGAACCGGTCCGCGAGGCTCTCACCGTCTCGTCGCTCGGCCGTCGCGAGGAGCTCGGCCGGCAGGCAGGCCGAGGCCATCTGGAACTCGAGCCCGATGACCCGGCCGTCGGCGAGCGAGAAGTCGAGCGCCACGGCACCGGAGAACTCGCGGTCGGTCTCGAGCAGGAGCGTCGGCCCGAGGAGTTCGCCCTGCGCGAGGGAGCGCAGCGAGAGGTAGGCGACATCCGTCGCCGAGTCGAAGGTGAGGCGCATTGAATCCTCCGAGGACCGCCACCTGGATGGTGGACAGGATCAGAGCCGCGGTCAGGGGGGCGCGTCCGGCGGGTCGTCACGGATCCATCATGGTCGTCCGCCGTGCCAGCTCTGCTGGCACGATCCGAACCCACCGCCAGATATGTAGGAGCCGCTCTGTCGAGACCGCCCTGCGGCAGTTCCTCGGGACCGCGGCGGTCGCGCTCGACCAACACCGAGATCTCGTTGCGAGATCGATCGTGCGAGGCCTCTTGACCGGGATCGGATAATTGCAGATAATCGGGGTCGGATAGGCACGTTGTATCCGATTATCCGAGATGAGCGATGCGCAGTTTCGTCAACCTCGACAGGACGTTCGGATCCCAGCCCGTGCGTCTCGGCGTGCGTCTTGCGCGGATCGACGTCGGCCGCGGCCGCGAGGGCCTGTACCGGGACCAACTCCCGCAACTCCTCGACGCGTTGGCCGAGACGACCCGCGTCGAGTCCATCACGGCCTCCAGCGCCATCGAGGGTGTCGTCGTCGACGCAGGCCGGATCCAGGGGCTCGTGGCGGAAGGAGCAAAACCGCGGCGGTTTCGCAACCGCAATGAGCGCGAGTTTGCAGGGTACCGGGACGCGATCGACGAGATCTCGCGGGCAACCGAACTCGAGGCACTGTCGGTGCCGTATGTGCTGCACCTCCACCGGCTGCTCTTCGGGCACACCGACAGTGGCGGCGGGCGGCTCAAGACCGAGCAGAACCTCATCGTGTCGTACCAGCGCGGCCATCGCGAGGTGCTCTTTACGCCGCCATCGCCCAGGGAGACGGAATCCCTGCTCCCGGACCTGTTCGACCGGTACCGCCAGGCAGTCGCCGCCGAGGCCGCCCACCCGATCCTTCTCATCGGCGCGCTCGTCCTCGACTTCCTTGCCATTCATCCGGTCGCCGACGGGAACGGTCGCCTCGCGCGTCTGATCACGACCCACGCGCTCCTTCAGCAGGGCTACGCAGTGTCGCGCTACGTGAGCATCGAGCAGCGAATGTTCGAGACCAAGGACGCGTACTACGACGCGATCTACGCCGCCCAGCGCCGTTGGCACGAAGGCGAGCACGACGTCTGGCCATGGATCGGCTATCTCGTCGACGTCCTCGTGGCCGCCTACGACGGCTTCGAGGCACGTGTCGTCGCGCGGCGGAACCTCGCGGCAGGATCGAAGCAGGACCAGGTCCGGCGGTACATCCTCGACCACGCCCCGGCCGTGTTCCGGTTCCGCAACGTCCGCTCGGCGCTCCCGGGGATCAGCGATCCGACGATCAAGCGGGTGCTGGCGGACCTGCGGCGCGACGGCGCGATCGAACTGGTCGATGACAAGGCGTGCGGCCGGCTATCCGCCTGGAGGCGGCGAGCACAAGGCGCAGGACGCCCCATACCCGGATGGTAGGAGATGGCTTGTCGACGCGCACTGGGCTGGAGGCGGTGCGATGAAGCGATCGGCCTTCCTACCGCGACATATCGAGTAGGACGATGTAGGCTCTTGTCCTACGCACGGAGGCCGACCATGGACGTCCTGGACCATCCCATTGAGGCGGAGGCCCGCCTCCGGCGGAAGAACCAGCTCACGATGCCCGAGCCGATCGTTCGTGCGCTCGACGCGGCCCCGAACGACATCCTCGTCTTCGACGTCGACCCGGCCGAGCCGGGCGTCGCGCACGTCCGGCTCATGCCCCGCGATTTCGCCGGCAGTCTCACCGGCGTCTTCGGGACGAGCGAGGAGGTCCTCGAGTTCGTCCGCGGCGAGCGGGCCGCCTGGGGCGAGTAGGCGGCTCATGTCCAAGTCGTCGCTGCTCGCGGCGATCCCGGAGGGCGATCGCCTGCTGCTCGATATGACCGTGCTCGCTGCCTTCCTCGACGCGACCGACGCGACGCATCCGGTGGCTCGCTTCGTCATGCGGGTGCTCGTCGAGACAGGCCGGAACCCGGCCGTCGTCTCCATGGTCACCGTGATGGAGATCCTCGTTCGTCCCATGCGGGCGGTGCCGCCGGGCCACCACACCGTGCTCGCGTTCCTGCGAACGCATCCGAACCTGACCTGCGCGCCGGTCGACCTGCAGGTCGCCCAGGAGGCCGCCCACCTGCGCGCTGACAGGAAGTTCCCGCCGCCCGATGCGTTGATCGTGGGAACAGGACTCGCGACCCAGGTCCGGCACCTCATCACGAACGACCACGACTGGTCGACGAAGCTCGCGAGCATGTCCGCGCGGATCTCCGTGGTCCGGATGTCTGCGCACCTTCCGTTCCCGTAGCCGCCATCACCCGATGACACGCTCGCGGCGCCGTCAGTCGCCAACCTGCTGAGCGGTACCATGGCTGATGACCCCAAACTTGACGTTTGACGTCATCGTGATTACCGTTCCTGACATGAGCACGGGTGAGGGCCGGCCGTCACTGAAGGTCCGCTTCGACGACAGCGAGAACTACCGACTGCTTCGTCTGATCGCTGGTCGGCTGGGTGTTTCGATGAACTCCCTTGCCGAGGACATGATCGGGCGGGAGCTGCGCGTGCTCGCGGAGGGGATGGAGATGGACCTCACCGAGACGATCGCCCTGCTGCGGCGATACCGGGCGCGCGAACCAGAGCAGCAGGCCGCGGACTTCGCGCGGGCGGAGGTCGAGTACGACGACCCCCTGAAGTCGAAGCACCTCTCCACCCGGCCGGGCGATCCGTTTGGGGTGGAGGCCGCGTTTGGCTACGCCCTGGAACGATGATCCAGTCGGCTACGAGCAGGTCATCCAGGACAATATCCGCCGACTGATCGTCGTCATCATCGCGGCCGCTCCGACCCGAGTCGCGCCCACCGTCTCGCTTGCACAGGAGTGGCATCGAGCGCTCTACCTGGGCGTGCCATCCGGGCTGGTGCCTGATGAGCTCGATCGCTTCGAGGCAGCGCTCGCGACGGCCGTCGGGAACCTCGACACAGGCATCCCGGTCGGGGCAAGCCTCG
Above is a window of Chloroflexota bacterium DNA encoding:
- a CDS encoding PIN domain-containing protein; the encoded protein is MSKSSLLAAIPEGDRLLLDMTVLAAFLDATDATHPVARFVMRVLVETGRNPAVVSMVTVMEILVRPMRAVPPGHHTVLAFLRTHPNLTCAPVDLQVAQEAAHLRADRKFPPPDALIVGTGLATQVRHLITNDHDWSTKLASMSARISVVRMSAHLPFP
- a CDS encoding PIN domain-containing protein, producing MLTLEIADTSVWAHKEELPEFGLRFLAGLVGVTDMIVMELLYSARDVADYAQIEGDLDGCAFYRVEPQDWDEGRRVWRELLRRGGGPQHRQVGHQDLLTAAVAARHGLTVVHYDEDFDLIASVTGQQVRWAEPAG
- a CDS encoding Fic family protein, which gives rise to MRSFVNLDRTFGSQPVRLGVRLARIDVGRGREGLYRDQLPQLLDALAETTRVESITASSAIEGVVVDAGRIQGLVAEGAKPRRFRNRNEREFAGYRDAIDEISRATELEALSVPYVLHLHRLLFGHTDSGGGRLKTEQNLIVSYQRGHREVLFTPPSPRETESLLPDLFDRYRQAVAAEAAHPILLIGALVLDFLAIHPVADGNGRLARLITTHALLQQGYAVSRYVSIEQRMFETKDAYYDAIYAAQRRWHEGEHDVWPWIGYLVDVLVAAYDGFEARVVARRNLAAGSKQDQVRRYILDHAPAVFRFRNVRSALPGISDPTIKRVLADLRRDGAIELVDDKACGRLSAWRRRAQGAGRPIPGW
- a CDS encoding DUF2283 domain-containing protein; translated protein: MRLTFDSATDVAYLSLRSLAQGELLGPTLLLETDREFSGAVALDFSLADGRVIGLEFQMASACLPAELLATAERRDGESLADRFAERLARHIAGPGNPAHPLARSPRTH
- a CDS encoding type II toxin-antitoxin system VapB family antitoxin, producing the protein MKTHTTLDLDRDLLAEAAAALGTARTTDTVHAALREAVARQARARLMARDWSNLKELLPEMRAPRPFLPQATETAAALAGAAARPAETEA